One Candidatus Nitrososphaera evergladensis SR1 genomic window carries:
- a CDS encoding Snf7 family protein: MTMSKWVKSESVVTSTDDSSSVAAAASPKPGGPLRPRLEAVQKRIENQIAQLDELQSSLKVRDDETFRKLMASIKESNAQYSTVLSAELAKARQVSRVVSIAKVALEKIHGRLSSVSDFGDLVIVLSPAMAVVKNVRSSLVPFVPEMEEELGIISELLSGILVDAGQVGGYTINFETANEEAVRLVDEASSTVEHKMKEELPGIPDLPMVPTKVA, from the coding sequence ATGACGATGTCAAAGTGGGTCAAATCCGAATCAGTAGTTACTTCTACCGACGATTCCTCATCCGTAGCAGCAGCGGCTTCGCCAAAGCCGGGAGGTCCCCTGAGGCCCCGGCTTGAAGCGGTGCAAAAGAGGATAGAGAACCAGATAGCCCAGCTTGACGAACTCCAGTCGTCCTTGAAGGTGCGCGACGACGAGACGTTTCGCAAGCTCATGGCCTCGATAAAGGAGAGCAACGCCCAGTACTCGACCGTGCTTTCTGCCGAGCTGGCAAAGGCAAGGCAGGTAAGCCGCGTCGTCTCGATAGCCAAGGTGGCGCTTGAAAAAATCCACGGCCGGCTGTCGTCCGTGTCGGACTTTGGCGACCTTGTCATAGTATTGAGCCCTGCGATGGCGGTGGTGAAAAACGTGAGGTCGTCTCTTGTGCCCTTTGTGCCCGAGATGGAAGAGGAGCTGGGCATAATCTCGGAACTGTTGAGCGGGATACTGGTGGACGCCGGCCAGGTGGGCGGTTACACTATCAACTTTGAGACTGCAAACGAAGAAGCCGTGAGGCTTGTCGACGAAGCATCAAGCACCGTAGAACACAAGATGAAGGAGGAGCTCCCCGGAATCCCCGATCTTCCGATGGTACCCACAAAGGTTGCCTAG
- a CDS encoding DUF192 domain-containing protein, whose product MQATRLAIAIGAAAAAGAIAFAVLYFTPALRMVEGTPDNISAVAGAGLPGYNHTVVSIADARILADIADTPDKKTKGLAVRSNMTEGEGMLFLFDNDYPHPFWMNGMKFPIDIIWLDSNKTVVHIEHSLPPCPNQFDCPNHQPDHNARYVLETVAGFSERHGVKDGTQAQFSLN is encoded by the coding sequence GTGCAGGCAACAAGACTTGCGATAGCTATCGGAGCGGCGGCAGCCGCCGGGGCAATCGCTTTTGCTGTCTTGTACTTTACGCCGGCGCTGCGAATGGTCGAGGGCACGCCAGACAACATCTCGGCAGTTGCAGGGGCTGGCCTGCCGGGGTACAACCACACCGTGGTGTCGATAGCCGACGCCCGCATCCTTGCCGACATTGCCGACACGCCTGACAAAAAGACAAAAGGGCTTGCGGTGAGGAGCAACATGACAGAGGGAGAGGGAATGCTGTTTCTGTTTGACAACGACTATCCCCACCCGTTCTGGATGAACGGCATGAAGTTCCCGATAGACATAATCTGGCTTGACAGCAACAAGACGGTGGTGCACATCGAGCATTCGCTGCCCCCGTGCCCGAACCAATTTGACTGCCCAAACCACCAGCCCGACCATAATGCAAGATACGTGCTTGAAACCGTCGCCGGGTTTTCAGAGCGGCACGGCGTAAAGGACGGGACGCAGGCGCAGTTTAGCTTGAACTAA
- a CDS encoding AAA family ATPase: MSLAPQELENSASKYAAEAIRLDSQGSRGMAIQSYQRAIEALVKLVQIYPDYKLNKVYMERANAYQNRIKALQMSHGLDDDRPTPIEDNRVEPANGNGKGSAPSGGSGSKSGNVETLKADFDDLVMKDKPKVSWDEVIGLDDAKRAIRESIVYPMKRPDLFPLGWPRGILLYGPPGCGKTLLAAAAAAEIDGYFINVDAASMMSKWLGEAEKNISKLFTMARKLNESEGVPVLLFIDEIDSLLGQRNSEVGGEVRVKNQFLTEMDGINGKSKESQLYVIGATNKPWSLEAGFLRRFQKRIYVTLPDNASRTNLFNQYTRPLNTESALKIDELAKITDGYSASDIKDICQSVQLRVVNELFESGKAMEANANPRPVGTTDFREILKIRKPSVSVDMIRAYMRWSDQFKAL, translated from the coding sequence ATGAGTCTCGCACCCCAAGAACTTGAAAATAGCGCTAGCAAGTATGCAGCCGAGGCGATCAGGCTTGACTCTCAGGGCTCAAGAGGCATGGCTATCCAGTCATACCAGAGGGCAATTGAGGCACTAGTCAAGCTCGTACAGATCTACCCGGATTACAAGTTGAACAAGGTCTACATGGAACGGGCAAACGCGTACCAGAACCGGATAAAGGCACTCCAGATGTCGCACGGGCTTGACGACGACAGGCCAACCCCGATTGAAGACAACAGAGTCGAGCCGGCAAACGGCAACGGCAAGGGAAGCGCACCATCTGGCGGCAGCGGAAGCAAGTCCGGCAACGTAGAGACGCTAAAGGCCGACTTTGACGACCTTGTAATGAAGGACAAGCCCAAGGTGAGCTGGGACGAAGTCATCGGCCTTGACGACGCCAAGAGGGCTATTCGCGAGTCCATCGTTTACCCGATGAAGAGGCCGGACCTGTTCCCGCTTGGGTGGCCACGCGGGATACTGCTGTACGGGCCGCCGGGGTGCGGAAAAACGCTGCTTGCAGCGGCCGCTGCGGCAGAGATTGACGGCTACTTCATCAACGTCGACGCGGCGTCGATGATGAGCAAGTGGCTGGGCGAGGCAGAAAAGAACATTTCAAAACTATTCACTATGGCGCGCAAGCTCAACGAAAGCGAGGGCGTGCCCGTGCTCTTGTTCATAGACGAAATCGACTCGCTCTTGGGACAGCGCAACAGCGAAGTCGGAGGCGAGGTGAGGGTAAAGAACCAGTTCCTGACAGAGATGGACGGCATAAATGGCAAGTCAAAAGAGTCGCAGCTCTATGTCATCGGCGCGACCAACAAGCCGTGGAGCCTTGAAGCGGGATTTCTGCGCAGGTTCCAAAAGAGGATTTACGTCACACTGCCGGACAACGCTTCTCGCACCAACCTGTTCAACCAGTACACCCGCCCGCTCAACACCGAAAGCGCGCTCAAAATCGACGAGCTTGCGAAAATCACGGACGGCTACAGCGCAAGCGACATCAAGGACATCTGCCAGTCGGTACAGCTGCGCGTCGTCAACGAGCTGTTTGAAAGCGGAAAGGCAATGGAAGCCAACGCAAACCCAAGGCCCGTCGGCACCACCGATTTCCGCGAGATACTAAAGATCCGCAAGCCTTCAGTCAGCGTCGACATGATAAGGGCGTACATGAGGTGGAGCGACCAGTTCAAGGCGCTCTAG
- a CDS encoding TrmB family transcriptional regulator, with protein MHHQDNISSSPASGDLPASLEEFGLSKYEARAYLTMIGKGSLAASDLAYYANLPRTKVYQTVKKLEKKRLAVVSKQKPLICSAIPPEEAFGEIVNLHERRVKNMRKIVERLQKLSDEGQRPKGSEERRYFILDPDSALSKISSLVANARSSITATLDPWGLRLLAQCRGQLIKAETNGARIRLIVGAQCLGSESLSLLPDGIELKMAGGSASSNLMIIDMTHMVSVDPSNGKAALFASLDAYGAMQAKSFEEAWSKAGEAKHALEAQPALAAKAIELARAVENGLAAHMLEYAMNSEDPAGELVEVMERKYGLKVGTMSAPEILDLVDSALKISCLGWLKHDKSNNIVSLQSKAEGKHVLPWAVVLASYFKRSGNEPKIMQSKQSPQLVHVRLARPI; from the coding sequence ATGCACCATCAGGATAACATTTCTTCTTCTCCAGCTTCAGGCGACCTGCCGGCGAGCCTTGAAGAGTTTGGGCTGTCAAAGTATGAAGCGCGCGCCTACCTTACGATGATAGGCAAGGGATCGCTTGCGGCAAGCGACCTTGCGTATTATGCCAACCTGCCAAGGACCAAGGTGTACCAGACGGTGAAAAAACTAGAGAAAAAGAGGCTGGCGGTGGTGTCAAAGCAAAAGCCGCTGATCTGCAGCGCAATCCCGCCGGAAGAGGCGTTTGGCGAGATTGTCAACCTGCACGAGCGCAGGGTAAAGAACATGCGCAAGATAGTCGAGCGCCTGCAAAAGCTGAGCGACGAGGGGCAGAGGCCCAAGGGCTCCGAAGAAAGGAGGTACTTTATACTCGATCCTGATTCTGCACTGTCAAAGATATCAAGCTTGGTTGCAAACGCAAGGTCGTCGATAACGGCGACTTTGGACCCGTGGGGGCTGCGGCTGCTTGCGCAGTGCAGGGGGCAGCTGATAAAGGCGGAGACAAACGGGGCGCGCATCCGGCTGATAGTCGGCGCGCAGTGCCTTGGAAGCGAGAGCCTGTCACTGCTTCCTGACGGGATAGAGCTGAAGATGGCAGGCGGCAGTGCCTCGTCAAACCTCATGATAATCGACATGACCCACATGGTCTCTGTCGACCCCAGCAACGGCAAGGCCGCGCTCTTTGCGTCCCTCGACGCGTACGGCGCGATGCAGGCCAAGAGCTTTGAGGAAGCGTGGTCAAAAGCAGGCGAGGCCAAGCACGCGCTGGAGGCCCAGCCGGCGCTTGCCGCAAAGGCGATAGAGCTTGCAAGGGCAGTGGAAAACGGCCTTGCCGCGCACATGCTGGAATACGCCATGAACAGCGAGGACCCCGCCGGCGAGCTTGTCGAAGTGATGGAGAGAAAATACGGGCTCAAGGTGGGGACGATGAGCGCGCCAGAGATCCTCGACCTTGTCGATTCTGCGCTAAAGATAAGCTGCCTTGGCTGGTTAAAACATGACAAGAGCAACAACATCGTCAGCCTCCAGTCCAAGGCGGAAGGCAAGCACGTCCTGCCCTGGGCAGTGGTGCTGGCATCCTACTTCAAGCGCTCAGGCAACGAGCCAAAGATAATGCAGAGCAAGCAGAGCCCGCAGCTGGTGCACGTCAGGCTGGCAAGGCCGATATAA